In the Arachis ipaensis cultivar K30076 chromosome B10, Araip1.1, whole genome shotgun sequence genome, one interval contains:
- the LOC107622834 gene encoding probable cellulose synthase A catalytic subunit 3 [UDP-forming] isoform X1, producing the protein MGRNLGLVAGSHNSNEFIIIRQDGDFLRDEWEGLCGEVCQLCGEEIGVTEDGDLFVACNECAFPVCRNCYHYERREGSQVCPQCKTRYKRLKGCARVEGDEEEDDIDDLENEFEQEMHVTMPLEDDETSQEHHHSALVPSYMMSKEMIGLQSRAMDPSKDLAAYGYGSVAWKERMELWKQRQQRLEESHHHHQNHASPDDDTQFPLMDEARQPLSRKMGIPSSKMNPYRMMIIIRVVVVAFYFHYRVTHPVENAYALWLVSVICEVWFTLAWILHQFPKWFPVQRETYLDRLSLRFEKEGEGSESELSAIDIFVSTVDPQKEAPLVTANTVLSVLAVDYPADKVSCYVSDDGAAMLTFEALSETSEFAKKWVPFCNKFNVEPRAPESYFAEKINYLQDKVHPSFVKERRAMKREYEEFRVRMNCLVAKAGKVPEEGWTMQDGTPWPGNTIRDHPGMIQVFLGKSGGHDKDGNELPRLVYVSREKRPTFNHHRKAGALNSLVRVSAVLSNAPFVLNLDYDNYINNSKAIREAMCFMMDPLLGQRVCFVQFSHRFTNNDANASIHDDDSYHNQTAAFTDVKMKGLDGIQGPTCIGVGCVLRRQALYGYDAPRRKKGPRRTCNCWSKCCCCCGWCCMGKKKKRCNKHRLDIMESSHRKVHSEASIHESALNSIQHVTPRTEGEISGPITEEKLAKKFGQSPIFIASTQLGDGEAVKHGSLASLLTEAIHVISCGYEEKTEWGKEIGWIYGSVTEDILTGFKMHCHGWKSIYCIPERAAFRVFGPRNLANYMQQVFESALGSIEIFMSKHCPLWHGYGGGLKWLERISYVNSMLSPFTSIPLLAYCTLPAVCLLTDKFIIPQLSSITGMWFLSLFICIFTTSILEMRWSRVTIHEWWRNQQFWVMGGISAHLFALFIGLFKVLVGVNTNMILTTTTITKDNDHDHSELFAIKWTTFLIVPTTLLMLNIIAIVAGVSHAINNGFESWGLLFGKLLFSLWVILHLYPLLRGMMHNNNRTPTIVLVWSILLASFFSVLWVKIDPFLPKSNGPILEECGLDCS; encoded by the exons AGGGATGAGTGGGAAGGGTTGTGCGGTGAAGTGTGCCAGCTATGTGGAGAAGAAATAGGAGTTACTGAAGATGGTGATCTCTTTGTGGCTTGCAACGAGTGTGCCTTTCCCGTTTGCAGAAACTGTTATCACTATGAACGCAGGGAAGGAAGCCAAGTCTGCCCACAATGCAAAACCAGATATAAGCGTCTCAagg GATGTGCGAGAGTTGAGGGTGACGAAGAAGAGGATGACATTGATGACTTGGAGAACGAATTTGAACAAGAGATGCATGTCACTATGCCTCTCGag GATGATGAAACATCTCAAGAACATCATCATAGTGCCTTAGTTCCATCATACATGATGAGTAAAGAGATGATTGGATTGCAATCCCGGGCCATGGATCCTTCGAAGGACCTTGCAGCTTATGGCTATGGAAGTGTTGCATGGAAAGAAAGAATGGAATTGTGGAAGCAAAGGCAACAGAGACTTGAAGAGTCTCATCATCATCACCAAAATCATGCTTCACCAGATGATGACACTCAATTCCCTCT AATGGACGAAGCAAGACAACCATTATCAAGAAAGATGGGAATTCCATCGAGTAAAATGAACCCATACagaatgatgataataataaggGTGGTGGTTGTTGCTTTCTACTTCCATTATCGAGTAACTCATCCAGTTGAAAACGCATATGCCTTGTGGCTTGTATCAGTGATATGTGAGGTTTGGTTCACTCTTGCTTGGATTCTTCACCAATTCCCTAAATGGTTCCCTGTCCAAAGGGAAACCTACTTGGATCGTCTTTCCTTAAG GTTTGAAAAGGAAGGAGAAGGTTCAGAATCAGAGCTTTCAGCAATTGATATATTTGTTTCAACAGTTGATCCACAAAAGGAGGCACCATTGGTGACAGCAAACACTGTTCTTTCAGTACTGGCTGTGGATTACCCTGCTGATAAGGTTTCTTGTTATGTGTCTGATGATGGAGCAGCAATGTTAACATTTGAGGCCTTATCTGAAACTTCTGAATTTGCAAAGAAATGGGTTCCTTTTTGTAACAAGTTCAATGTTGAGCCTAGAGCACCTGAATCCTATTttgctgagaaaattaattaccTTCAAGATAAGGTGCACCCTTCATTTGTCAAAGAGAGAAGAGCAATGAAG AGAGAATACGAGGAGTTTAGAGTTCGAATGAATTGTCTGGTTGCAAAAGCTGGGAAGGTTCCTGAAGAAGGTTGGACAATGCAAGATGGAACCCCATGGCCTGGCAATACTATTCGTGATCACCCCGGAATGATACAG GTTTTTCTAGGAAAAAGCGGGGGACATGACAAGGATGGTAATGAACTACCACGTTTGGTATATGTTTCAAGAGAAAAGCGACCTACTTTCAATCATCATAGAAAAGCTGGTGCACTTAATTCACTG GTGAGAGTGTCTGCAGTGCTTTCCAATGCCCCTTTTGTGCTGAACTTGGACTATGATAATTACATTAACAATAGCAAGGCTATAAGAGAAGCCATGTGCTTCATGATGGATCCATTGTTAGGTCAAAGGGTTTGCTTTGTTCAATTCTCTCACAGATTTACTAATAATGATGCTAATGCCTCAATCCATGATGATGACTCATATCACAACCAAACAGCTGCTTTTACTGAT GTTAAGATGAAAGGTTTGGATGGTATTCAAGGGCCTACATGCATTGGGGTAGGATGTGTGTTGAGAAGGCAAGCATTGTATGGTTATGATGctccaagaagaaagaagggTCCAAGAAGGACATGCAACTGCTGGTCAAAGTGTTGTTGCTGCTGCGGATGGTGTTGCatgggaaagaagaagaagaggtgcAACAAACACAGATTAGATATAATGGAGAGCAGCCATAGAAAAGTACATTCTGAAGCATCTATTCATGAGAGTGCTCTCAACTCTATTCAACATGTAACTCCAC GAACTGAGGGTGAAATTTCGGGTCCAATAACGGAAGAGAAGTTGGCCAAAAAATTTGGACAGTCTCCAATTTTCATTGCATCAACTCAATTGGGTGATGGCGAGGCAGTAAAACATGGCAGTCTCGCTTCTCTTCTCACAGAAGCCATACATGTCATTAGTTGTGGCTATGAAGAGAAAACAGAATGGGGGAAAGAG ATTGGATGGATCTATGGATCAGTTACAGAAGATATATTGACAGGGTTTAAAATGCATTGCCATGGATGGAAATCTATATACTGTATTCCTGAGAGAGCTGCATTCAGAGTATTTGGTCCAAGAAACCTTGCAAATTATATGCAACAAGTGTTTGAAAGTGCCCTTGGATCCATTGAAATTTTCATGAGCAAACATTGTCCTCTTTGGCATGGATATGGTGGAGGACTGAAGTGGCTAGAGAGAATTTCTTATGTCAATTCCATGCTCTCTCCTTTCACATCAATTCCTTTGCTGGCATATTGTACTCTGCCTGCTGTTTGCTTGCTAACTGACAAGTTTATTATTCCTCAG CTTAGCAGCATAACTGGCATGTGGTTCCTATCCCTCTTCATCtgcatcttcaccacaagcattcTAGAGATGAGATGGAGCAGAGTTACAATCCATGAATGGTGGAGAAACCAGCAATTTTGGGTCATGGGAGGAATCTCAGCTCATTTATTTGCTCTCTTCATAGGCCTATTCAAAGTCTTGGTAGGTGTAAACACAAACATGATTCTGACGACGACGACAATAACAAAAGATAACGATCATGACCATTCTGAATTGTTTGCAATAAAGTGGACAACATTTCTCATTGTTCCAACAACATTGTTGATGTTGAACATAATTGCCATTGTGGCTGGAGTCTCACATGCAATAAACAATGGCTTTGAATCTTGGGGTCTTCTATTTGGAAAGCTCTTGTTTTCATTGTGGGTAATTCTCCACTTGTATCCATTGCTGAGAGGTATGATGCACAATAATAATAGAACTCCCACCATTGTTCTTGTATGGTCAATCTTGCTTGCATCATTCTTCTCTGTTCTGTGGGTGAAGATAGATCCATTCTTACCCAAGTCAAATGGTCCAATTTTAGAGGAATGTGGATTGGATTGCAGTTAA
- the LOC107622834 gene encoding probable cellulose synthase A catalytic subunit 3 [UDP-forming] isoform X2, which produces MGRNLGLVAGSHNSNEFIIIRQDGDFLRDEWEGLCGEVCQLCGEEIGVTEDGDLFVACNECAFPVCRNCYHYERREGSQVCPQCKTRYKRLKGCARVEGDEEEDDIDDLENEFEQEMHVTMPLEDDETSQEHHHSALVPSYMMSKEMIGLQSRAMDPSKDLAAYGYGSVAWKERMELWKQRQQRLEESHHHHQNHASPDDDTQFPLMDEARQPLSRKMGIPSSKMNPYRMMIIIRVVVVAFYFHYRVTHPVENAYALWLVSVICEVWFTLAWILHQFPKWFPVQRETYLDRLSLRFEKEGEGSESELSAIDIFVSTVDPQKEAPLVTANTVLSVLAVDYPADKVSCYVSDDGAAMLTFEALSETSEFAKKWVPFCNKFNVEPRAPESYFAEKINYLQDKVHPSFVKERRAMKREYEEFRVRMNCLVAKAGKVPEEGWTMQDGTPWPGNTIRDHPGMIQVFLGKSGGHDKDGNELPRLVYVSREKRPTFNHHRKAGALNSLVRVSAVLSNAPFVLNLDYDNYINNSKAIREAMCFMMDPLLGQRVCFVQFSHRFTNNDANASIHDDDSYHNQTAAFTDVKMKGLDGIQGPTCIGVGCVLRRQALYGYDAPRRKKGPRRTCNCWSKCCCCCGWCCMGKKKKRCNKHRLDIMESSHRKVHSEASIHESALNSIQHVTPRTEGEISGPITEEKLAKKFGQSPIFIASTQLGDGEAVKHGSLASLLTEAIHVISCGYEEKTEWGKEGLKCIAMDGNLYTVFLRELHSEYLVQETLQIICNKCLKVPLDPLKFS; this is translated from the exons AGGGATGAGTGGGAAGGGTTGTGCGGTGAAGTGTGCCAGCTATGTGGAGAAGAAATAGGAGTTACTGAAGATGGTGATCTCTTTGTGGCTTGCAACGAGTGTGCCTTTCCCGTTTGCAGAAACTGTTATCACTATGAACGCAGGGAAGGAAGCCAAGTCTGCCCACAATGCAAAACCAGATATAAGCGTCTCAagg GATGTGCGAGAGTTGAGGGTGACGAAGAAGAGGATGACATTGATGACTTGGAGAACGAATTTGAACAAGAGATGCATGTCACTATGCCTCTCGag GATGATGAAACATCTCAAGAACATCATCATAGTGCCTTAGTTCCATCATACATGATGAGTAAAGAGATGATTGGATTGCAATCCCGGGCCATGGATCCTTCGAAGGACCTTGCAGCTTATGGCTATGGAAGTGTTGCATGGAAAGAAAGAATGGAATTGTGGAAGCAAAGGCAACAGAGACTTGAAGAGTCTCATCATCATCACCAAAATCATGCTTCACCAGATGATGACACTCAATTCCCTCT AATGGACGAAGCAAGACAACCATTATCAAGAAAGATGGGAATTCCATCGAGTAAAATGAACCCATACagaatgatgataataataaggGTGGTGGTTGTTGCTTTCTACTTCCATTATCGAGTAACTCATCCAGTTGAAAACGCATATGCCTTGTGGCTTGTATCAGTGATATGTGAGGTTTGGTTCACTCTTGCTTGGATTCTTCACCAATTCCCTAAATGGTTCCCTGTCCAAAGGGAAACCTACTTGGATCGTCTTTCCTTAAG GTTTGAAAAGGAAGGAGAAGGTTCAGAATCAGAGCTTTCAGCAATTGATATATTTGTTTCAACAGTTGATCCACAAAAGGAGGCACCATTGGTGACAGCAAACACTGTTCTTTCAGTACTGGCTGTGGATTACCCTGCTGATAAGGTTTCTTGTTATGTGTCTGATGATGGAGCAGCAATGTTAACATTTGAGGCCTTATCTGAAACTTCTGAATTTGCAAAGAAATGGGTTCCTTTTTGTAACAAGTTCAATGTTGAGCCTAGAGCACCTGAATCCTATTttgctgagaaaattaattaccTTCAAGATAAGGTGCACCCTTCATTTGTCAAAGAGAGAAGAGCAATGAAG AGAGAATACGAGGAGTTTAGAGTTCGAATGAATTGTCTGGTTGCAAAAGCTGGGAAGGTTCCTGAAGAAGGTTGGACAATGCAAGATGGAACCCCATGGCCTGGCAATACTATTCGTGATCACCCCGGAATGATACAG GTTTTTCTAGGAAAAAGCGGGGGACATGACAAGGATGGTAATGAACTACCACGTTTGGTATATGTTTCAAGAGAAAAGCGACCTACTTTCAATCATCATAGAAAAGCTGGTGCACTTAATTCACTG GTGAGAGTGTCTGCAGTGCTTTCCAATGCCCCTTTTGTGCTGAACTTGGACTATGATAATTACATTAACAATAGCAAGGCTATAAGAGAAGCCATGTGCTTCATGATGGATCCATTGTTAGGTCAAAGGGTTTGCTTTGTTCAATTCTCTCACAGATTTACTAATAATGATGCTAATGCCTCAATCCATGATGATGACTCATATCACAACCAAACAGCTGCTTTTACTGAT GTTAAGATGAAAGGTTTGGATGGTATTCAAGGGCCTACATGCATTGGGGTAGGATGTGTGTTGAGAAGGCAAGCATTGTATGGTTATGATGctccaagaagaaagaagggTCCAAGAAGGACATGCAACTGCTGGTCAAAGTGTTGTTGCTGCTGCGGATGGTGTTGCatgggaaagaagaagaagaggtgcAACAAACACAGATTAGATATAATGGAGAGCAGCCATAGAAAAGTACATTCTGAAGCATCTATTCATGAGAGTGCTCTCAACTCTATTCAACATGTAACTCCAC GAACTGAGGGTGAAATTTCGGGTCCAATAACGGAAGAGAAGTTGGCCAAAAAATTTGGACAGTCTCCAATTTTCATTGCATCAACTCAATTGGGTGATGGCGAGGCAGTAAAACATGGCAGTCTCGCTTCTCTTCTCACAGAAGCCATACATGTCATTAGTTGTGGCTATGAAGAGAAAACAGAATGGGGGAAAGAG GGTTTAAAATGCATTGCCATGGATGGAAATCTATATACTGTATTCCTGAGAGAGCTGCATTCAGAGTATTTGGTCCAAGAAACCTTGCAAATTATATGCAACAAGTGTTTGAAAGTGCCCTTGGATCCATTGAAATTTTCATGA